CGGGCGGTATGTCGAGGACTCCCACTTCTGAACCCAGCACCACGGTGTCGTCCTTGGTAACGTAATATCTCGTGGGACGAAGCCCGTTTCTGTCAAGCACCGCTCCCACTTTCTCGCCGTCTGTAAAAGCTATGGAAGCAGGACCATCCCAGGGTTCCATAAGGCAACTGTGAAACCTGTAGAAATCCTTTTTCTCCTCGGACATGCTCTCGTGCTTTGACCACGGTTCGGGAATCATCATCATCACGGCATGCTCTATGGAGTAGCCCGACAGGCAAAGAAATTCCATCGCATTATCGAAAGAGGCGGAATCGCTTCCCTCGGGAGCTATCACCGGGAAGATTTTTTCTATGTCGTCGCCGTAGAACTCGGATTCCAAAACGGCCTGCCTTGAGTGCATCCAGTTTATGTTCCCACGAAGCGTGTTTATCTCGCCGTTATGTATCACGTATCTGTAAGGGTGAGCTCTGTCCCAGCTCGGAAACGTGTTCGTGCTGAAACGCGAGTGCACAAGCGCTATTGCACTTTCCATGAGATCAGACATGAGGTCCGGGAAATAGGGCACAAGCTGCCAGGTAACAAGCATTCCCTTGTAAACTATTGTCCTCGATGAAAGGCTCGTCACGTAAAAATGCTCGTCGCTCCCCGCGGTCTTTATTTCGTTCTCCGCGCGCTTTCTTATTATGTAGAGCCTTCTCTCAAAATCGTCCCCGACGGGGGTCCCGTCTCCCCGGCCGATGAATATCTGCCTTATCCCGGGCTCACACCCTAGAGCGGTCGCGCCCAGAGAGGAATTGTCGGTCGGAACGGTCCGCCAGCCCAAAATGCTCTGGCCTTCCTCGGTGACTATATCCTCAAGTCTCTTTTTCGTTTTCTTCTCAACAGATGGATCCGGAGAGAGAAATATCATTCCGACTCCGTAATCCTCTTCTGACGGGAGAGTGATTCCCTCAGATTCCAAGGCATCGACGAAAAACGCGTGGGGTTTCTGGAACAGTATTCCGGCACCGTCTCCCGTGTTCGGCTCGCATCCGCAGGCCCCGCGGTGCTCCAAGTTTTTTAGGACGATTATAGCATCGCGGATTATGGAATTCGACCTGACGCCCTTAACGTTAACAACGAATCCTATTCCGCAGGAATCGTGTTCAAACGCAGGGTCGTAAAGTCCCCTTTTTTCGGGAAGTTTCTTAAAATTCATATAACTGTCCGCCTGTTGTGTTGTTATGAAAAAACAACGCGAGAGCTGATGCCGGCGTAAGCAACCTCTTCAGACGCCATCGTACAATTATAACATAAATCCGAAACTCCGCACACGCACCTCCCACGGTTATAATAAACAAGGAAAGATGGCAATTAATCCCCAGAAAATCAAAGAGAAAAAAGACCCTGAAAGCATAATCCTCTCTTTCCACATGGAGTCAAGCGCGACTTTGTGGAACAGGATATTCGAGGGTTTTTCCTCCGAGATGGTCCTCGTGAGCAGGTTCGAGGGAAAGAACAGAAAGGCTCTCGACATACTCTACAGATTCGGCTCCATCGTCGCAGAAAAATATGGGAAATGCGCCGTAGAACCCAGGGTCTACGGAATAGTCATAAAAAAAGACGTAAGCGACGAACCCGAGGAGACGATAAACGAATGGATGGACCTGATGCGCAGGCTTCGCCACGAGATAATCGAGGTGCTCTAAAAAACCGTATCTCCCGTAATCACCTTGCGAAGGTCGCCTTCATCCGTTCTCAGATAAAGAAATCCATTTGCATCGACGCGTTCCACGACTCCGCTTACAACCTCTCCCGAGACGTCTACGGATATCTCCTTTCCCAGAAATCCCCACATCTCGATCCACGTATCCACAATCGCCCCTGTCCCGCGGCGACGAAACTCCCCGTAGAACCGGTCAAGGGTGTTAATAAGCTCCGCGCAGAACTTCTCCCTGTTAACTTCCTCTCCGAGGAGTATAGAAAGAGAGGTGGTTTTCTCTGAAATATCCTCCATTTCGCGGCGGATGAATTCCTCGGGCAAATTGAGATTAACCCCGATGCCGATCACAAGATAGTCGATAGCGCCGCCGGAGGTTCCAAGTTCCGTGAGCACCCCCGAAATCTTCTTTCCGCCAACAAGAATATCGTTCGGCCACTTTATCTCGGCGTCTACTCCGTAAGTTGAGAAAACCTCGACAAGGGCGCAGGACGCAAGGAAGGTAAAGACGGAGGATCT
This genomic interval from Candidatus Dadabacteria bacterium contains the following:
- a CDS encoding biotin--[acetyl-CoA-carboxylase] ligase; this encodes MEISRIRKHLQAEKVGEQLFVFNELGSTNDVLRELVAEGSDADGTVVVSDSQTGGRGRLGRKWVSPGGMNLYLSALFRPEVSPQRSSVFTFLASCALVEVFSTYGVDAEIKWPNDILVGGKKISGVLTELGTSGGAIDYLVIGIGVNLNLPEEFIRREMEDISEKTTSLSILLGEEVNREKFCAELINTLDRFYGEFRRRGTGAIVDTWIEMWGFLGKEISVDVSGEVVSGVVERVDANGFLYLRTDEGDLRKVITGDTVF